A window from Rhineura floridana isolate rRhiFlo1 chromosome 17, rRhiFlo1.hap2, whole genome shotgun sequence encodes these proteins:
- the TMEM186 gene encoding transmembrane protein 186: protein MAGMLACARLRFIPSCVIRVRNNGSLRWWKGDPVSSRSIGVLTVLPPYGWQAPSSHVARPRELGVLAPSRCPPVQKPGTESTNQYRLIYRFPWIRHCRVLSRAKLLQTAFTFLILPPIWVLYWQSRVTLEQCYYSTGIACFAAVMLYGMSFYLRRIIGMMYLNEDGTMLKVAHLTFWGKRRDMYCPVETVMTLGDSGEDSNELLLPFKQYDIDHFLYFSLRFGQIVDREGFARVFGELQ from the exons ATG GCTGGGATGCTTGCTTGCGCTCGCCTCCGCTTCATCCCATCTTGTGTGATCCGTGTCCGAAACAACGGTTCTCTGCGATGGTGGAAAGGAGATCCAGTCTCCTCCCGTTCCATTGGAGTTCTTACGGTGCTGCCACCCTATGGCTGGCAGGCTCCCAGTAGTCACGTGGCACGGCCCAGAGAGCTGGGTGTTTTGGCTCCTTCTCGATGCCCCCCAGTACAGAAGCCTGGCACTGAAAGCACCAATCAGTATAGACTGATTTACAGGTTTCCATGGATCAGGCACTGTAGAGTCCTTTCGAGGGCAAAGTTGCTGCAGACGGCCTTTACTTTCTTGATCCTTCCACCAATCTGGGTCCTTTACTGGCAGAGTCGAGTTACTCTGGAGCAATGCTATTACAGCACAGGCATTGCTTGTTTTGCTGCCGTCATGCTGTACGGCATGAGCTTCTACCTCCGGCGGATCATCGGCATGATGTACCTGAACGAAGACGGCACGATGTTGAAAGTAGCCCACTTGACATTTTGGGGGAAAAGGAGAGATATGTACTGCCCAGTCGAAACTGTGATGACCTTGGGAGACAGCGGCGAAGACAGCAATGAACTTCTGCTGCCGTTCAAACAATACGACATAGACCACTTCTTATATTTTAGTCTGCGCTTTGGGCAGATTGTGGACAGGGAGGGGTTTGCCAGAGTGTTCGGAGAACTCCAGTAA